One stretch of Sphingomonas rosea DNA includes these proteins:
- the grxC gene encoding glutaredoxin 3: protein MATIEMYSKTTCPYCFRANDLLRGKGVEPTIYNIDAGGPKREEMIQRSGRMTVPQIFIDGQHVGGCDDLFALERAGKLDAMLAA, encoded by the coding sequence GTGGCCACCATTGAAATGTATTCGAAGACGACTTGCCCCTACTGCTTCCGCGCCAACGACCTGCTGCGCGGCAAGGGGGTCGAGCCGACCATCTACAATATCGACGCCGGCGGCCCCAAGCGCGAGGAAATGATCCAGCGATCGGGCCGCATGACCGTCCCGCAGATCTTCATCGACGGCCAGCATGTCGGCGGCTGCGACGACCTGTTCGCCCTCGAGCGCGCGGGCAAGCTGGACGCCATGCTCGCCGCATGA
- a CDS encoding FAD/NAD(P)-binding protein: MKSDPAAPVAVVGGGFSGVMTAVQLARLGIATTVYDGGPNPGRGTAYGTTDPRHLLNVPAGKMSAFPHDPDHFRAWAGVDAGTFVPRRDYGRYLEDIRAAHPRVTLETRTVTAIERDGEGWRLRFADGGQAHASVVVLALGNEAPARPGGWDGLDLQLNPWSAAAMAEARRAGEEGDPLLLVGTGLTMIDVVMLVEDLALDGGIVAVSRRGMMPRAHGPYEPAPVTAEELPFGSLMAAWRWLRKRSAAVGWRAAVDSLRPHTAALWQSWSDTDQRRFLRHARPWWDAHRHRIAPEIAERLRQLVADDRLTIMAGRMRGEGAQGPVIANRRGGTRELAHPAAINCTGPHSNVRRSANPLLRQILADGLAAPDPLQLGLQADSEDRVAPGLFAVGPLTKGMYWEMVAVPDIRHQAERVAGSIAKDLEPHG, from the coding sequence ATGAAATCTGACCCCGCCGCCCCGGTGGCGGTGGTCGGTGGCGGCTTCTCGGGCGTGATGACCGCGGTTCAGCTCGCGCGGCTCGGAATCGCCACGACGGTCTACGATGGCGGCCCCAATCCCGGCCGCGGCACCGCCTACGGGACCACCGACCCGCGCCACCTGCTCAATGTCCCGGCGGGCAAGATGAGCGCCTTCCCGCACGATCCCGACCATTTCCGCGCCTGGGCGGGGGTTGACGCCGGCACCTTCGTTCCGCGCCGCGACTATGGCCGCTACCTCGAGGACATTCGCGCCGCGCACCCGCGCGTGACGCTCGAGACCCGAACGGTCACGGCCATCGAGCGTGACGGCGAGGGCTGGCGCCTGCGCTTCGCCGACGGCGGACAGGCGCACGCCTCAGTCGTCGTCCTCGCGCTCGGGAACGAAGCGCCCGCGCGCCCCGGCGGCTGGGACGGCCTCGACCTCCAGCTCAATCCGTGGAGCGCCGCCGCCATGGCCGAGGCGCGCCGTGCGGGCGAGGAGGGCGATCCCCTGCTCCTCGTCGGCACCGGCCTCACCATGATCGACGTCGTCATGCTGGTCGAGGACCTGGCCCTCGACGGCGGGATCGTCGCGGTCAGCCGGCGCGGCATGATGCCCCGCGCGCACGGCCCCTACGAGCCCGCGCCCGTCACCGCCGAGGAACTGCCCTTCGGAAGCCTGATGGCGGCGTGGCGCTGGCTTCGGAAGCGCAGCGCCGCGGTCGGCTGGCGCGCTGCGGTCGACAGCCTTCGCCCGCACACCGCCGCGCTGTGGCAAAGCTGGTCCGACACCGACCAGCGCCGATTCCTGCGTCACGCCCGCCCGTGGTGGGACGCGCATCGCCACCGCATCGCGCCCGAGATCGCCGAGCGCCTCCGCCAGCTCGTCGCCGACGACAGGCTGACGATCATGGCCGGGCGGATGCGCGGGGAGGGGGCGCAAGGCCCCGTCATCGCCAACCGCCGCGGCGGCACGCGCGAGCTTGCCCACCCGGCCGCAATCAACTGCACCGGGCCGCACAGCAACGTCCGCCGCTCGGCCAATCCGCTCTTGCGCCAGATCCTCGCCGACGGCCTCGCCGCGCCCGACCCGCTCCAGCTCGGCCTCCAGGCCGATTCCGAGGACCGCGTCGCGCCGGGCCTGTTCGCCGTCGGCCCCCTGACCAAGGGCATGTATTGGGAGATGGTCGCCGTCCCCGATATTCGCCACCAGGCCGAGCGCGTCGCCGGCTCGATCGCAAAGGACCTCGAACCCCATGGCTGA
- a CDS encoding Flp family type IVb pilin yields the protein MDAIRTMLRKLRCHDGGATAIEYGLIAALIAVAAISGMSTLGGGSNGMWGKIGNHVDTAMNK from the coding sequence TTGGACGCTATCCGAACGATGTTGCGCAAGCTGCGCTGCCATGACGGCGGGGCAACTGCGATCGAATATGGGCTTATCGCGGCACTGATCGCGGTGGCTGCCATCAGCGGCATGAGCACGCTTGGCGGCGGCAGCAACGGCATGTGGGGCAAGATCGGCAATCACGTCGATACCGCCATGAACAAGTAA
- the fabD gene encoding ACP S-malonyltransferase, with product MRAFIFPGQGSQSVGMGAELAEASGAARDVFAEVDEALGQHLFKLMREGPEADLTLTENAQPAIMAHAIAVFRTLGLAVTKADFVAGHSLGEYSALCAAGSFDLATTARLLKQRGQAMQAAVPVGVGAMAALLGADLDKAQAIADAAAQGDVCAIANDNDPSQVVISGHRTAIERAIAIAKDHGAKRAVLLPVSAPFHCPLMQPAADVMAEALASTDIKTPAVPVFANVIAAPVSDPARIRELLVEQVTGMVRWRESVLEMTQAGVTEFVEFGGKVLGPMVKRIAPDAKVTSVISMDDIEALAKEIA from the coding sequence ATGCGCGCATTCATCTTTCCGGGTCAGGGCAGCCAGTCGGTCGGCATGGGGGCCGAGTTGGCCGAAGCGAGCGGCGCCGCGCGCGACGTCTTCGCCGAAGTCGACGAGGCGCTCGGCCAGCACCTCTTCAAGCTGATGCGCGAGGGGCCCGAGGCCGATCTGACCCTCACTGAAAACGCCCAGCCCGCGATCATGGCGCATGCCATCGCCGTGTTCCGCACGCTCGGGCTTGCCGTGACCAAGGCCGACTTCGTCGCCGGCCACAGCCTCGGCGAATATAGCGCGCTCTGCGCCGCGGGCAGCTTCGACCTCGCCACCACCGCGCGGCTGTTGAAGCAGCGCGGGCAGGCGATGCAGGCGGCGGTGCCCGTCGGCGTCGGCGCGATGGCTGCGCTCTTGGGCGCCGACCTCGACAAGGCGCAGGCCATCGCCGACGCGGCGGCACAAGGCGACGTCTGCGCGATCGCCAACGACAATGATCCCAGCCAGGTCGTCATCTCGGGTCACCGTACCGCGATCGAGCGCGCCATCGCCATCGCCAAGGACCATGGCGCCAAGCGCGCGGTGCTGCTGCCCGTCTCGGCGCCCTTCCACTGCCCGCTGATGCAGCCCGCCGCCGACGTCATGGCCGAGGCGCTGGCAAGCACCGACATCAAGACGCCGGCGGTGCCCGTCTTCGCCAACGTCATTGCCGCGCCCGTCTCGGACCCCGCCCGGATCCGCGAGCTTCTCGTCGAGCAGGTCACCGGCATGGTCCGCTGGCGCGAGAGCGTCCTCGAGATGACGCAGGCCGGCGTGACCGAATTCGTCGAGTTCGGCGGCAAGGTCCTGGGCCCGATGGTCAAGCGCATTGCCCCCGACGCCAAGGTGACGAGCGTCATCTCGATGGACGATATCGAAGCGCTCGCGAAGGAGATTGCATGA
- a CDS encoding carbon-nitrogen hydrolase family protein, translating into MSRIALLQAQTGIDPARNAAALVDAVRAAREGGAAMLFTPEMSGLLDRDRERAAGNLRTQDEDPVLAAVREEAARAGLWVHLGSLAIRRADGKLANRAFVIDPAGAIRATYDKIHLFDVDLPTGESWRESASYTGGGQTVVVAGTPVGKLGLAICYDIRFPALFSALAEAGAETIAVPAAFTVPTGKAHWEVLLRARAIEAGLFVVAAAQAGQHEDGRETFGHSLVADPWGELLLQMDGAPGLAFADLDLSRIAEVRGRVPALSHRRPIPAPTLVD; encoded by the coding sequence ATGAGCCGGATCGCGCTCCTCCAGGCGCAGACCGGGATCGACCCGGCGCGCAACGCCGCCGCGCTGGTCGACGCGGTTCGGGCGGCGAGGGAAGGCGGCGCGGCCATGCTCTTCACGCCCGAGATGAGCGGCCTCCTCGACCGCGACCGCGAGCGCGCCGCCGGCAATCTCCGGACGCAGGACGAGGACCCGGTCCTCGCCGCCGTCCGCGAGGAAGCGGCGCGCGCGGGCCTCTGGGTCCACCTCGGCAGCCTCGCCATCCGCCGCGCTGACGGCAAGCTCGCCAATCGCGCCTTCGTGATCGACCCCGCCGGCGCGATCCGCGCGACCTACGACAAGATCCACCTGTTCGACGTCGATCTTCCGACCGGCGAAAGCTGGCGGGAGTCGGCGAGCTATACCGGCGGCGGGCAGACCGTGGTTGTCGCCGGCACACCCGTCGGCAAGCTCGGCCTCGCCATCTGCTACGACATCCGCTTCCCCGCGCTCTTTTCGGCGCTGGCCGAGGCGGGCGCCGAGACCATCGCCGTGCCCGCCGCCTTCACCGTTCCGACCGGCAAGGCACATTGGGAAGTCCTGCTCCGTGCCCGAGCGATCGAGGCCGGGCTGTTCGTGGTCGCCGCCGCCCAGGCCGGCCAGCATGAGGACGGCCGCGAGACCTTTGGCCACAGCCTCGTCGCCGACCCCTGGGGCGAGCTCCTGCTGCAGATGGACGGCGCGCCGGGCCTCGCCTTCGCCGACCTCGATCTTTCCCGCATCGCCGAGGTCCGCGGCCGCGTGCCCGCGCTGTCCCACCGCCGCCCGATCCCCGCGCCGACGCTCGTCGATTGA
- a CDS encoding DUF6356 family protein, translated as MMKRLFVEHPKSLGMSWAGHGIGAVAIGLRMIGAGAACLVHAVIPGAFTETAGRTVASLHNHMIKRRAAAPDPNAWPDYEI; from the coding sequence ATGATGAAGCGGCTGTTCGTGGAGCACCCCAAATCGCTCGGGATGAGCTGGGCGGGGCACGGCATCGGCGCGGTCGCGATCGGCCTCAGGATGATCGGAGCGGGCGCCGCCTGCCTGGTCCATGCCGTCATCCCCGGCGCCTTCACCGAGACTGCCGGCCGCACCGTCGCCTCGCTCCACAACCACATGATCAAGCGTCGCGCCGCGGCCCCCGATCCCAACGCCTGGCCCGATTATGAAATCTGA
- a CDS encoding APC family permease, whose amino-acid sequence MNEIAETLPPPPPPPPPSRRLGPLMSLAMVVGTVIGSGIYVLPATLAPFGANIIPAFGIAILGTCCLAIALARLARALPGGPYAYIAAAFGDRAAFVTLWSYVVSQWTAVAAVAIAAMGALGFVFPAIGSGWPLALCACGAIAGMVLVNLSGARSAGVVQIVATVIKVVPLLLVAVLVVVRLGSGTPLEPLAPAPITAQAIVSACALMLFAFTGFEAAAVTANVTEDAGDVVPGATIRGTALVALLYLCSTVAVLWLLPSAGASMSQAPFADAIAPTLGNIAGAFVAIVAAISALGAGNAIILLAVEISRAMANAGDLPPFFARTNKAGVASGSLLVAAGVAMLLVLASISDSFVAVFTFVSLVSAVSALVLYLICACAALKLRLEKPALAVIAILYAIAMFVGAGLEATLWGVVLALAGLPLRWLSRRRNGLA is encoded by the coding sequence ATGAACGAGATCGCCGAGACGCTTCCGCCCCCGCCGCCCCCGCCCCCGCCCTCGCGCCGGCTGGGACCGTTGATGAGCCTCGCGATGGTGGTCGGCACCGTGATCGGCTCGGGCATCTATGTCCTCCCCGCAACGCTTGCGCCATTCGGGGCGAACATCATCCCCGCCTTCGGGATCGCGATCCTCGGCACCTGCTGCCTCGCGATCGCGCTGGCGCGGCTGGCCCGCGCACTGCCGGGCGGGCCTTACGCCTATATCGCGGCCGCGTTCGGCGACCGGGCGGCGTTCGTCACCTTGTGGAGCTATGTCGTGTCGCAATGGACCGCGGTCGCGGCGGTGGCGATTGCGGCGATGGGCGCCCTAGGCTTCGTCTTTCCCGCCATCGGCTCGGGCTGGCCGCTCGCTCTGTGCGCCTGCGGGGCGATCGCCGGCATGGTGCTGGTCAACCTGTCGGGCGCGCGTTCGGCCGGCGTGGTGCAGATCGTCGCGACGGTGATCAAGGTCGTGCCGCTGCTGCTGGTCGCGGTGCTGGTGGTGGTGCGCCTGGGCTCCGGCACGCCGCTCGAACCGCTGGCACCCGCCCCGATCACGGCGCAGGCGATCGTCTCGGCCTGCGCGCTGATGCTGTTCGCCTTCACCGGTTTCGAGGCCGCCGCGGTCACCGCCAACGTCACCGAGGATGCGGGCGACGTGGTGCCGGGCGCGACGATCCGCGGCACGGCGCTGGTGGCGCTGCTCTATCTCTGCTCGACCGTGGCGGTGCTGTGGCTGCTGCCGAGCGCGGGCGCCAGCATGTCGCAGGCACCCTTCGCCGATGCGATCGCCCCGACGCTGGGCAATATCGCGGGCGCCTTCGTCGCGATCGTGGCCGCGATCAGCGCGCTGGGCGCGGGCAATGCGATCATCCTGCTGGCGGTCGAGATCTCGCGCGCCATGGCCAATGCGGGTGACCTGCCCCCCTTCTTCGCGCGGACCAACAAGGCGGGCGTCGCCTCGGGCTCGCTGCTGGTCGCGGCGGGAGTCGCGATGCTGCTGGTGCTGGCGAGCATTTCCGACAGCTTCGTCGCGGTGTTCACCTTCGTGAGCCTCGTCTCGGCGGTGTCGGCGCTGGTGCTCTATCTCATCTGCGCCTGCGCGGCGCTCAAGCTCCGGCTCGAGAAGCCCGCACTGGCGGTGATCGCGATCCTCTACGCGATCGCGATGTTCGTCGGCGCAGGGCTCGAGGCGACCCTGTGGGGCGTGGTGCTGGCGCTGGCCGGCCTACCGCTGCGCTGGCTCAGCCGGCGGCGGAACGGCCTCGCCTAG
- the folE gene encoding GTP cyclohydrolase I FolE, translating into MADTPDDGDLVAPAPKLPVPDEVAEAVRTLIRWAGDDPTREGLLDTPQRVARAWKEYARGYAEDPAAHLYRTFKEVGGYDEIVLLRDIPFQSHCEHHMAPIIGKAHIAYLPGTRVVGISKLARVLHGFARRLQVQERLTAEVADCIWEHLQPKGVAVVIEATHACMTARGVNTPGVLMTTSRMMGTFRQDERSRKEVLALMGKG; encoded by the coding sequence ATGGCTGACACGCCCGACGACGGCGACCTCGTCGCGCCCGCCCCCAAGCTGCCCGTCCCCGACGAGGTCGCCGAGGCGGTCCGCACGCTCATCCGCTGGGCCGGCGACGATCCCACCCGCGAGGGCCTCCTCGACACCCCCCAGCGCGTCGCCCGCGCGTGGAAGGAATATGCCCGCGGCTATGCCGAGGACCCTGCCGCGCACCTTTACCGCACCTTCAAGGAAGTCGGCGGCTATGACGAGATCGTGCTGCTGCGCGACATCCCGTTCCAGTCGCATTGCGAGCACCACATGGCGCCGATCATCGGCAAGGCGCACATCGCCTATCTGCCGGGCACGCGCGTCGTCGGCATCTCCAAGCTCGCCCGCGTGCTCCACGGCTTCGCCCGCCGCCTGCAGGTGCAGGAGCGCCTCACCGCCGAGGTCGCCGACTGCATCTGGGAGCATCTTCAGCCCAAGGGCGTCGCGGTGGTGATCGAGGCGACCCATGCCTGCATGACCGCGCGCGGCGTCAACACGCCCGGTGTCCTCATGACCACCAGCCGGATGATGGGCACCTTCCGTCAGGACGAGCGCAGCCGCAAGGAAGTGCTCGCCCTGATGGGGAAGGGCTAG
- a CDS encoding M48 family metalloprotease has translation MRKTLLLLSAAAVATTPVALSAQSGYRNLSPRYIQEAQQQNAAVIQEFGGAETGARGAYVEQIGRRVGVQSGVNPNQLRYTTLNSAVENAFAVPGGYIYITRQLMGLMNDEAELAFVLGHETGHVAANHAQARQQATQRNSIGGILGAIVGSVIGGGIGNVIGQLAQQGSQLNTLRFSRAQETDADRLGIGYIMRAGYDPGASVTMLQALGRATALEARVQGQDTRSTPEWASTHPLTETRVAQASQMARQTGRVGTGLRNRDAFLNQVDGVFVDDDPAQGVIEGRTFIHPDLRLSFTVPVGYLMQNGTDAVSIQGSAGQAQFTGGRYNGSLQTFISQRLQELTGGQTQIQLVDQNRTQVNGIPVEYVIGRAQTSSGIVDVSVFAYAFDQNSAYAFTMLTRGGQGIGAFQSMVNSLRRISAQEAASIRPRVIDVYTVRAGDTVQSLAGRMAYRNFQVERFLSLNGLAANARLVPGQRVKLVVLGARR, from the coding sequence ATGCGTAAGACACTTCTTCTCCTCAGTGCCGCCGCGGTCGCCACGACCCCCGTGGCGCTCTCCGCCCAGTCGGGTTACCGCAACCTCTCGCCCCGCTACATCCAGGAAGCGCAGCAGCAGAATGCCGCGGTGATCCAGGAATTCGGCGGCGCCGAGACGGGGGCGCGCGGCGCTTATGTCGAACAGATCGGTCGCCGCGTCGGCGTGCAATCGGGGGTCAACCCGAACCAGCTTCGCTACACCACGCTCAACTCCGCGGTCGAGAACGCCTTCGCGGTGCCCGGCGGCTACATCTACATCACCCGCCAGCTCATGGGGCTGATGAACGACGAGGCCGAACTCGCTTTCGTGCTCGGCCACGAGACCGGCCACGTCGCCGCCAATCACGCGCAGGCCCGCCAGCAGGCGACCCAGCGCAACAGCATCGGCGGGATCCTCGGCGCGATCGTCGGCTCGGTCATCGGCGGCGGCATCGGCAACGTCATCGGCCAGCTCGCGCAGCAGGGGTCGCAGCTCAACACCTTGCGCTTCAGTCGCGCGCAGGAGACCGACGCCGACCGCCTCGGGATCGGCTACATCATGCGCGCCGGCTATGATCCGGGCGCCTCGGTGACCATGCTGCAGGCGCTCGGCCGGGCAACCGCGCTCGAGGCGCGCGTGCAGGGCCAGGACACCCGGTCGACGCCCGAATGGGCAAGCACCCACCCGCTGACCGAGACCCGCGTCGCGCAAGCCTCGCAGATGGCCCGCCAGACGGGCCGCGTCGGCACGGGCCTGCGCAACCGCGACGCCTTCCTCAATCAGGTCGATGGCGTGTTCGTCGACGACGATCCCGCGCAGGGCGTGATCGAAGGGCGCACCTTCATCCATCCCGACCTTCGGCTGAGCTTTACCGTTCCGGTCGGCTACCTGATGCAGAACGGCACCGACGCCGTCTCCATCCAGGGCTCGGCGGGGCAGGCGCAGTTCACCGGCGGCCGCTACAACGGCTCGCTCCAGACCTTCATCAGCCAGCGCCTGCAGGAGCTGACCGGCGGCCAGACCCAGATCCAGCTGGTCGACCAGAACCGCACGCAGGTGAACGGAATCCCGGTCGAATATGTCATCGGCCGCGCGCAGACCTCAAGCGGGATCGTCGACGTCAGCGTCTTCGCCTACGCCTTTGACCAGAACAGCGCCTACGCCTTCACCATGCTGACTCGTGGCGGGCAGGGGATCGGGGCGTTCCAGTCGATGGTCAACAGCCTGCGCCGGATCAGCGCGCAGGAAGCGGCCTCGATCCGGCCGCGGGTGATCGACGTCTATACGGTGCGAGCGGGCGACACGGTGCAGTCGCTGGCGGGCCGCATGGCCTACCGCAACTTCCAGGTCGAGCGCTTCCTGTCGCTCAACGGCCTCGCCGCCAATGCGCGGCTGGTCCCGGGTCAGCGGGTCAAACTGGTGGTGCTCGGCGCCCGTCGCTGA
- a CDS encoding ComF family protein, with protein MGAGLALFGQVRAAGRWSGRQLLDFALPPRCPGCGEITAEVDLFCTGCWPSLDFLSGGCDRCGLALLPGEEDCCTACRSAPRPLDRIRSALAYGDIPRSIAMRLKYGRKIALARTMAGVMKRPLADLSPDALLVPVPLHRWRLWGRGFNQAALIARALGRPLDVDLLRRTRATPKLKGMNPAERRKTVAGAFAVRPGVSLKGREIILVDDVLTTAATAEACAKALRKAGAARVELLTFARVLR; from the coding sequence ATGGGGGCGGGTCTGGCATTGTTCGGGCAGGTGAGGGCGGCGGGCCGGTGGTCGGGCCGCCAGCTGCTCGACTTCGCGCTTCCGCCGCGCTGCCCCGGCTGCGGCGAGATCACGGCGGAAGTGGACCTCTTCTGCACCGGCTGCTGGCCCAGCCTCGATTTCCTTTCGGGCGGCTGCGACCGCTGCGGCCTTGCGCTGCTGCCGGGCGAGGAGGATTGCTGCACCGCCTGCCGCTCCGCCCCGAGGCCGCTCGACCGCATCCGGTCGGCGCTCGCTTATGGCGACATTCCGCGCAGCATCGCGATGCGCCTCAAATACGGCCGCAAGATCGCGCTTGCGCGAACCATGGCGGGGGTGATGAAGCGCCCGCTCGCAGACCTGTCGCCCGATGCCTTGCTGGTCCCCGTCCCGCTCCACCGCTGGCGCTTGTGGGGGAGGGGCTTCAACCAGGCCGCGCTGATCGCCCGCGCGCTCGGCCGCCCGCTCGACGTCGACCTGCTCCGCCGGACGCGCGCAACGCCCAAGCTCAAGGGCATGAACCCGGCCGAGCGGCGCAAGACCGTCGCCGGCGCCTTCGCGGTCCGGCCCGGTGTGTCGCTCAAGGGCCGCGAAATCATCTTGGTCGACGACGTGCTCACCACCGCCGCCACCGCCGAGGCCTGCGCCAAGGCGCTGCGCAAGGCCGGCGCAGCGCGCGTCGAGCTCCTGACCTTCGCCCGCGTGCTTCGCTGA